The proteins below come from a single Mucilaginibacter mali genomic window:
- the rplO gene encoding 50S ribosomal protein L15 — protein sequence MNLSNLKPAEGSTKSRKRIGRGTGSGRGGTSTRGHKGAGSRSGTSTKVGFEGGQMPLQRRVPKVGFKNPNRVEYVGLNLDALQTLADTYKLSAIDFEVMKEHGLASKNDLVKVLGRGELTAKLEVKAHAFSATAQKAIEAAGGSIVKL from the coding sequence ATGAATTTAAGTAATTTAAAACCTGCAGAAGGTTCTACTAAAAGCAGGAAAAGAATAGGCCGTGGTACAGGTTCTGGCCGTGGCGGTACATCAACCCGTGGCCACAAGGGCGCAGGTTCTCGCTCAGGTACCAGCACCAAGGTAGGCTTTGAAGGTGGCCAGATGCCATTGCAACGCCGTGTACCTAAAGTGGGCTTTAAAAACCCTAACCGTGTAGAGTATGTAGGCTTAAACCTGGATGCACTGCAAACTTTGGCTGATACTTACAAACTTTCAGCTATCGACTTTGAAGTGATGAAAGAACACGGTTTAGCTTCGAAAAACGATCTGGTTAAAGTATTAGGCCGTGGCGAACTGACAGCTAAATTAGAAGTTAAAGCACACGCGTTTTCTGCCACTGCACAAAAAGCTATTGAAGCAGCCGGCGGTTCAATTGTAAAACTGTAA
- the secY gene encoding preprotein translocase subunit SecY yields the protein MKKFFTTLSNIWKIEDLRVRITNTLLFLLIYRIGSYVVLPGVDANVLNTQRGKEGLLGLLNMFAGGSFSRASIFALGVMPYISASIVVQLLGIAVPYFTKMQKEGESGRNKLNQWTRYLTIFITAAQAYGYVRSQVPENARLIADPTTFYFLTAVTLTAGTLFVMWLGEKITDKGIGNGISLIIMVGIIASLPGSIVEEFKSRFINGGGGPILFIVEMVALMAVVMFTILIVQGTRKIAVQYAKRIVGNKQYGGVRQYIPLKVTAAGVMPIIFAQALMFIPATIGSFWPKVASSSIVIALSNYTTWQHNVLFAILIILFTFFYTAITVNPNQMADDMKKNGGFIPGVKPGQATSSFIDGVISKITLPGSIFLAIVAIIPALASMVHINSQFARFFGGTSLIILVGVVLDTLQQIESHLLMRHYDGLMKTGRIKGRTAVPTAAGTTPPAI from the coding sequence ATGAAGAAATTTTTCACAACATTATCCAATATCTGGAAAATTGAGGATTTAAGAGTGCGTATTACTAACACACTCTTATTTCTTTTAATATACCGTATAGGTTCATACGTGGTATTACCAGGTGTAGATGCCAACGTACTGAACACTCAGCGTGGTAAAGAAGGCTTATTAGGCTTATTAAATATGTTTGCCGGCGGTTCATTCTCGCGGGCATCTATTTTTGCCTTAGGTGTAATGCCGTATATCTCTGCATCTATCGTGGTGCAGTTATTGGGTATTGCTGTGCCTTATTTCACCAAGATGCAAAAAGAGGGCGAAAGCGGCCGTAACAAGCTGAACCAATGGACCCGTTACCTAACCATCTTCATCACAGCGGCACAGGCTTATGGCTACGTGCGTTCGCAGGTGCCTGAAAATGCAAGGTTAATTGCCGATCCGACCACCTTCTACTTCCTTACAGCGGTTACTTTAACAGCAGGTACATTATTTGTAATGTGGCTGGGTGAAAAGATCACCGACAAAGGTATCGGCAATGGCATATCACTGATCATCATGGTGGGTATCATCGCTTCGTTACCGGGCTCGATTGTTGAAGAGTTTAAATCGCGCTTTATTAATGGCGGCGGCGGCCCGATCCTGTTCATTGTTGAAATGGTAGCCTTAATGGCGGTTGTTATGTTCACTATCCTGATCGTTCAGGGTACACGCAAAATCGCCGTTCAGTATGCTAAACGTATCGTTGGTAACAAGCAATATGGCGGTGTACGTCAGTATATTCCGCTAAAGGTTACCGCTGCCGGTGTAATGCCGATCATTTTTGCCCAGGCATTAATGTTTATTCCGGCAACCATCGGTTCGTTTTGGCCAAAGGTAGCATCAAGCAGCATCGTTATTGCCTTATCAAATTATACAACATGGCAGCACAATGTGTTATTCGCGATATTGATCATCCTGTTTACCTTCTTCTATACCGCTATTACGGTTAACCCTAACCAAATGGCCGATGATATGAAGAAGAACGGCGGCTTTATCCCGGGTGTTAAACCTGGCCAGGCAACATCAAGCTTTATCGACGGTGTAATTTCAAAGATCACTTTACCGGGATCTATTTTCCTGGCTATCGTGGCTATTATACCGGCATTAGCCAGCATGGTGCATATCAACAGCCAGTTCGCGCGTTTCTTCGGTGGTACCTCTCTGATCATCCTTGTGGGTGTGGTGCTGGATACCCTGCAGCAAATCGAAAGCCACTTACTGATGCGCCATTACGATGGTTTGATGAAAACAGGTAGAATTAAAGGCCGTACCGCAGTTCCAACTGCAGCCGGTACTACTCCGCCTGCTATCTAA
- the rpmD gene encoding 50S ribosomal protein L30 codes for MAKIKITQIKSVIDRSERQKKTIEALGLKKINQSVEVEATPAIIGMVRKVNHLVAVENI; via the coding sequence ATGGCAAAAATCAAAATAACCCAGATTAAAAGCGTGATCGATAGAAGTGAGCGCCAGAAAAAAACCATCGAAGCTTTAGGTTTGAAAAAAATTAACCAAAGCGTTGAGGTTGAAGCAACACCTGCTATTATTGGCATGGTGCGTAAAGTAAATCATTTGGTAGCAGTAGAAAATATTTAA
- the rplR gene encoding 50S ribosomal protein L18 — protein MAAKLSRRDRIKKGIRKRVSGSAERPRLSVYRSNKGIYAQIIDDVTGKTLVSTSSLAKDFAEKGTKSDQSVAVGKLVAQKAIAAGITAVVFDRNGYLYHGRVKSLAEGAREGGLIF, from the coding sequence AAGGCATCCGGAAACGTGTTTCTGGTTCGGCCGAGCGCCCACGCTTATCAGTGTACAGGAGCAATAAAGGTATTTACGCCCAGATCATTGACGATGTAACCGGTAAAACCTTAGTTTCAACATCATCTTTAGCTAAAGATTTTGCTGAAAAAGGTACCAAGTCAGACCAATCGGTAGCCGTAGGCAAACTGGTAGCTCAAAAAGCTATCGCCGCAGGTATCACAGCCGTAGTTTTCGACCGTAATGGTTACTTATATCATGGCCGTGTTAAATCACTGGCTGAAGGTGCACGTGAAGGTGGTTTAATTTTTTAA
- the rpsE gene encoding 30S ribosomal protein S5 yields MSTINIKRVKTSEIELKDRLVSIQRVAKVTKGGRTFSFSAIVVVGDENGVVGYGLGKAKEVTEAIAKGVDDAKKNLVKVPVINGTVPHEQYGKFSGGFVFIKPAANGTGVIAGGAMRAVLESAGVHNVLAKSKGSSNPHNVVKATVSALAQMRDAYTVAQQRGVNLGKVFNG; encoded by the coding sequence ATGTCGACAATTAACATTAAAAGAGTAAAAACAAGCGAGATCGAATTAAAAGACCGCTTGGTAAGCATACAGCGCGTTGCCAAAGTAACCAAGGGCGGCCGTACTTTCAGCTTCAGTGCCATTGTGGTAGTGGGCGATGAGAATGGTGTAGTTGGTTACGGTTTAGGAAAAGCAAAAGAAGTAACCGAGGCAATTGCCAAAGGTGTTGATGATGCTAAAAAGAACCTGGTAAAGGTGCCTGTTATTAACGGTACTGTACCTCACGAACAATATGGCAAGTTTTCAGGCGGTTTTGTATTTATCAAACCTGCTGCTAACGGTACCGGTGTAATTGCCGGTGGTGCGATGCGTGCTGTATTAGAGAGTGCCGGCGTACACAACGTATTGGCAAAATCAAAAGGTTCATCAAACCCGCATAACGTGGTTAAAGCAACTGTATCGGCCTTAGCGCAAATGCGCGATGCTTACACAGTAGCACAACAACGCGGTGTTAACTTAGGTAAAGTATTTAACGGATAA